A single window of Actinomycetota bacterium DNA harbors:
- a CDS encoding NAD(P)/FAD-dependent oxidoreductase yields MASQSASVGNGMSDGGGSPRKVLIIGSGFGGLRCARELSKSKSVHVTLIDRNPYQLFAPLLYQVATGGLSEDDIAYSVRGAIPGVDFRRGIVVRIDIERKNIRLEDGTVLPFDDLVLATGSTGATFGVVGVAEYALQMKTMDQARAIRNQLLSIYEEIENGHRPKEHLRVVVVGGGPTGVEVSGAVAELQRSIKREFPDLADAASVTLVEAGPRLLPSFTEKSSAHAKSELEDLGARVMVDAAVDRMYPNDVHLKSGEVLAAGTIVWAAGVAAHEEWASLGLADRSNRLRVKPTLELVDHVWIIGDAACLDGPDGRPLPMIAPVAMQMGRHVAAQIKAQIADEPLTDFKYKDKGQMATIGRRRAVVEAKGVRLHGTIAWMAWLGLHVFYLAGGRNRTSVVANWMWNYVVWGVGARPVVID; encoded by the coding sequence GTGGCATCACAATCCGCAAGCGTGGGAAATGGCATGAGCGATGGTGGCGGTAGTCCGCGCAAGGTGCTCATCATCGGTTCTGGTTTTGGTGGTCTTCGGTGTGCGCGCGAGCTCAGCAAATCCAAGTCAGTCCATGTCACGCTGATCGACCGCAATCCCTATCAACTATTCGCACCCTTGCTGTATCAAGTTGCTACTGGCGGACTCTCAGAAGACGACATTGCCTACTCAGTACGTGGTGCGATTCCTGGTGTTGATTTTCGCCGAGGCATCGTCGTTCGCATCGACATCGAACGTAAGAACATCCGTCTTGAGGATGGCACCGTTCTTCCCTTCGACGATCTCGTTCTGGCAACCGGGAGCACCGGCGCCACCTTTGGTGTTGTCGGAGTAGCCGAGTACGCGTTGCAGATGAAGACGATGGATCAGGCTCGAGCCATTCGCAATCAACTTCTGTCGATCTATGAAGAAATTGAGAATGGGCATCGGCCGAAAGAACACCTGCGCGTCGTCGTCGTTGGTGGTGGACCAACAGGCGTCGAGGTCAGCGGCGCCGTGGCCGAGCTGCAGCGATCGATCAAGCGTGAGTTCCCTGATCTCGCCGATGCCGCAAGTGTGACTTTGGTCGAAGCCGGTCCGAGGTTGCTGCCGTCGTTCACAGAGAAGTCCAGCGCGCATGCGAAATCAGAACTTGAGGATCTTGGAGCGCGAGTCATGGTTGATGCAGCGGTAGACCGCATGTATCCCAACGACGTTCACCTGAAGTCCGGCGAGGTGCTGGCAGCAGGCACGATCGTGTGGGCTGCCGGCGTTGCAGCACATGAAGAATGGGCATCACTCGGCTTAGCTGACCGCTCCAATCGCCTCCGAGTGAAGCCGACGTTGGAGCTCGTCGATCACGTGTGGATCATCGGAGACGCTGCTTGCCTTGATGGTCCAGATGGCCGACCGCTGCCGATGATCGCGCCAGTGGCGATGCAAATGGGTCGTCATGTTGCGGCCCAGATCAAGGCTCAGATTGCTGATGAGCCGCTGACTGATTTCAAATACAAGGACAAGGGCCAGATGGCGACCATTGGGCGACGCCGTGCAGTAGTTGAAGCTAAAGGCGTTCGCCTACACGGCACGATCGCCTGGATGGCCTGGCTAGGACTGCATGTCTTCTATCTCGCAGGTGGGCGCAATCGCACGAGCGTGGTAGCCAACTGGATGTGGAACTACGTCGTTTGGGGCGTAGGTGCCCGACCAGTCGTGATCGACTGA
- a CDS encoding aldo/keto reductase produces the protein MTLPQRALGDLLISAVGVGCMPMSFPGMLDKREQAIATLHRALDLGVTLIDTANIYAPSANDIGHNEMLVAEALRTYAGSADLSTVLVASKGGITRESGGIFGSDSNPAALRAACEKSLVCLDVSQIQLYQHHRPDPELDYADQMRTLLSLKEAGLVARIGLSNASKEQIDIAIDILGGPKDNGVVSVQNQYSPRFRRHRDALDHCSDLGIAYLPWSPLGGSNEASEVGSKYKDFAEVGEQVGATAQETTLAWLLAMSPVVIPIPGATKPATVDSIVKSATVELSAAQQARLDATTPA, from the coding sequence GTGACTTTGCCTCAGCGCGCTCTCGGTGACCTGCTCATTTCTGCTGTCGGAGTGGGCTGCATGCCGATGTCCTTCCCCGGGATGCTCGACAAGCGTGAGCAGGCCATTGCCACCTTGCATCGTGCACTCGATCTGGGTGTGACGCTGATTGACACGGCAAACATCTACGCTCCCTCGGCGAACGATATTGGCCACAACGAAATGCTGGTGGCCGAGGCGCTGCGCACCTACGCCGGTTCGGCTGACCTCAGCACTGTGCTCGTTGCTTCCAAGGGCGGGATCACTCGAGAGTCCGGCGGAATCTTCGGCTCGGATTCCAATCCAGCCGCCCTTCGCGCGGCCTGCGAAAAGAGTTTGGTGTGCCTTGATGTCTCGCAGATCCAGCTCTACCAGCACCATCGTCCTGATCCTGAGCTCGATTACGCCGATCAGATGCGCACCCTGCTGTCTCTGAAGGAGGCGGGTTTGGTTGCCCGAATCGGACTGTCGAACGCGAGCAAGGAGCAGATCGACATAGCCATTGACATCCTTGGTGGGCCCAAGGACAACGGTGTTGTCTCTGTCCAGAACCAGTACTCACCTCGCTTCCGCAGGCACCGTGACGCTCTTGATCACTGCTCGGATCTCGGTATTGCCTACCTGCCTTGGTCGCCATTGGGTGGCTCCAATGAGGCCAGCGAGGTTGGCTCCAAGTACAAGGACTTCGCTGAAGTCGGCGAACAAGTTGGCGCGACAGCGCAGGAGACCACTTTGGCGTGGCTCTTGGCGATGTCACCTGTGGTCATCCCGATTCCCGGCGCGACCAAGCCGGCAACAGTGGATTCCATCGTGAAGTCCGCAACGGTTGAGCTCTCAGCAGCTCAGCAAGCCCGCCTTGATGCGACTACGCCTGCCTAG
- a CDS encoding ABC-F family ATP-binding cassette domain-containing protein has protein sequence MATRNLVNIEAVAKSFGERPLLDGVSLGVSAGERIAVVGRNGAGKSTLLHVLTGAEPVDAGRVTVGSDVHVEMVLQVESPDPDATVASVVVPGRPIHEWASDARIREVLNGLLGGFSDELLHARIATMSGGERRRVQLARALITECDLLLLDEPTNHLDVDVIAWLVDHLKSRPKLAIVVVTHDRWFLDALCERTWEVVLGQVEEYDGGYSAYVLAKAERDRQASSSEARRQNLLRKELAWLRRGAPARTSKPKFRIDAANELIEGEPPPRNTSELLAFAGARLGKSVLEIRDITMDVAGRTLLEHVTWNIGPGDRIGLLGANGAGKTSLIRLLLGELAPAKGKLVTGVTVKPAYLSQHLEELNPAWRVLEAVEKVANRVEIGKGRELTASQLCERLGFGADGQWTPVGDLSGGERRRLQLTRLLMGGPNVLVLDEPTNDFDVETLTALEDLLDSFGGTLIVISHDRYFLERVCDDTYALLGDGNLAHLVGGVDEFIQRRRAARGQGEQVQQKKGQSNAAERRLLEKDLARIERSLARLDTDEATIHGQMAEKSANHELLEELNRKLQQMSTKRDGLEAEWIIAAEALN, from the coding sequence GTGGCCACTCGCAATCTTGTCAATATTGAAGCGGTAGCCAAGTCATTCGGAGAGCGTCCTCTACTTGATGGAGTCTCGCTCGGCGTGAGCGCTGGCGAGCGAATTGCCGTGGTGGGACGCAACGGCGCAGGCAAAAGCACGCTGCTGCATGTGCTGACCGGTGCCGAACCAGTCGATGCTGGGCGCGTCACTGTCGGCTCGGATGTGCATGTGGAGATGGTCCTCCAGGTCGAATCGCCGGATCCTGATGCAACGGTGGCAAGCGTCGTCGTGCCCGGACGTCCCATTCATGAATGGGCATCCGATGCGCGCATTCGCGAGGTGCTCAACGGATTGCTTGGCGGATTCAGCGATGAGCTGCTGCACGCACGCATCGCAACCATGTCCGGTGGTGAACGGCGCCGAGTGCAACTGGCCCGCGCCCTGATCACCGAGTGCGACCTGTTGCTCCTGGACGAGCCGACCAACCATCTGGATGTTGATGTCATCGCTTGGCTGGTCGACCACCTCAAATCCCGACCCAAGCTCGCGATCGTCGTGGTCACCCATGATCGATGGTTCCTGGATGCCTTGTGCGAGCGCACCTGGGAGGTGGTGCTCGGCCAGGTTGAGGAATACGACGGTGGTTACTCGGCGTATGTGCTCGCCAAAGCTGAGCGAGATCGCCAAGCCTCGTCGTCGGAGGCTCGTCGCCAGAACCTGCTGCGCAAGGAGCTGGCGTGGTTGCGGCGCGGAGCGCCGGCTCGAACGTCAAAGCCCAAGTTCCGCATCGATGCGGCAAATGAATTGATCGAAGGGGAGCCACCACCTCGAAATACGAGCGAGTTGCTCGCCTTCGCTGGGGCTCGCCTTGGCAAGTCGGTTCTTGAGATCCGTGACATCACGATGGACGTTGCCGGTCGCACTTTGCTCGAACATGTGACATGGAATATCGGCCCCGGAGATCGCATCGGTCTGCTTGGAGCCAACGGTGCTGGCAAGACCTCGCTCATCAGACTGCTCCTTGGCGAATTGGCCCCTGCAAAGGGCAAGCTGGTTACCGGCGTGACAGTGAAGCCGGCGTATTTGTCGCAACATTTGGAAGAGCTCAATCCAGCGTGGCGAGTCCTTGAGGCCGTTGAAAAGGTGGCCAACCGCGTTGAGATTGGCAAGGGCCGTGAATTGACTGCCTCGCAATTGTGTGAACGTTTGGGCTTCGGCGCTGATGGCCAATGGACTCCAGTCGGTGACCTCTCAGGTGGCGAGCGTCGTCGCCTTCAGCTCACGCGCCTTCTCATGGGCGGTCCAAATGTGCTGGTGCTCGATGAGCCAACCAACGACTTCGATGTGGAGACCCTCACTGCTCTTGAGGATCTGCTCGACAGCTTTGGCGGGACCTTGATCGTGATCTCGCACGACCGTTACTTCCTCGAACGCGTATGCGATGACACCTACGCCTTGCTGGGTGATGGGAATCTTGCGCATTTGGTGGGAGGCGTAGATGAATTCATTCAGCGCCGCCGAGCTGCTCGCGGTCAAGGCGAGCAAGTGCAGCAGAAGAAGGGTCAGTCGAATGCTGCCGAACGCCGACTGCTGGAGAAGGATCTGGCACGCATCGAGCGGTCACTGGCTCGACTGGACACCGACGAGGCAACCATCCATGGCCAGATGGCTGAGAAGTCTGCCAACCACGAACTCCTGGAAGAATTGAACCGAAAGCTCCAGCAGATGAGCACCAAACGCGATGGCCTTGAAGCCGAATGGATCATTGCGGCCGAGGCGCTCAACTGA
- a CDS encoding P-II family nitrogen regulator, giving the protein MKLITAIIKPFRLEEVKQDLNKVGVNGMTVSEASGHGRQRGHVEVYRGAEYQVDLIPKVRIEVIVEDADADRVVDVIVKAARTDNIGDGKVWVSQLDTVVRVRTGERGADAV; this is encoded by the coding sequence ATGAAACTCATCACCGCCATCATCAAGCCATTTCGACTTGAAGAGGTGAAGCAGGATCTGAACAAGGTCGGCGTCAATGGCATGACGGTTTCAGAAGCCAGTGGCCATGGTCGCCAGCGTGGTCATGTCGAGGTGTATCGCGGCGCTGAGTACCAGGTAGATCTCATTCCGAAAGTTCGCATAGAAGTCATCGTCGAAGACGCAGATGCTGATCGAGTTGTCGATGTGATCGTCAAGGCTGCGCGAACTGACAACATTGGTGACGGAAAGGTGTGGGTCTCGCAACTGGACACCGTTGTGCGCGTGCGCACTGGTGAACGCGGAGCCGACGCAGTCTGA